One genomic segment of Chitinophaga sancti includes these proteins:
- a CDS encoding putative quinol monooxygenase — protein MKSIKIVAKFKVTPANKEAVLASILKCAELSRAEDGNIYYDVTAHVSNPDIIVILEEWKSQAAIDFHNSTAHFKELVESIAGKAEITIDVLTLIN, from the coding sequence ATGAAAAGTATAAAAATCGTTGCGAAGTTTAAAGTCACTCCTGCCAACAAAGAAGCAGTATTAGCCAGTATTTTGAAATGTGCCGAACTGTCAAGGGCCGAAGACGGAAATATATACTATGACGTGACAGCACATGTGTCAAATCCTGACATAATAGTCATTCTTGAAGAATGGAAATCTCAGGCAGCTATTGATTTTCATAATTCTACCGCTCACTTCAAAGAACTGGTGGAAAGCATAGCAGGCAAAGCCGAAATCACTATCGATGTCCTGACCCTGATCAATTAA
- the modA gene encoding molybdate ABC transporter substrate-binding protein, with product MKLRLLLLVCAFFITVGGQAQNKIIVAVAANMQYTIEALKTAFNKGNKAEIEVVSGASGKLAQQIIAGAPFDIFISADTAFPARVQAAGLAVAPPRTYAQGILVLWTTLPGVTPDMRLLSADRVHHIAIANPATAPYGAAAMVILKKYQLIHSVEGKLVTGESITQASQFIASGNAEVGFTAKSIVISDAMKGKGKWMEVKRQDYPPFKQAAVLLKDNAAARQFYDFLYSAQAKKIFEQFGYIVQ from the coding sequence ATGAAACTGAGATTGCTCCTTCTCGTCTGCGCGTTTTTCATTACTGTAGGTGGGCAGGCTCAAAATAAGATAATAGTGGCTGTCGCGGCTAATATGCAATATACCATTGAGGCGTTAAAGACGGCCTTTAACAAGGGGAATAAGGCTGAAATTGAGGTGGTATCAGGCGCTTCGGGAAAGTTGGCCCAGCAGATCATTGCAGGGGCTCCTTTTGATATTTTTATATCTGCGGATACGGCATTTCCTGCCAGGGTACAGGCTGCTGGTTTGGCAGTGGCACCACCAAGGACTTATGCGCAGGGGATCCTTGTGTTATGGACGACCTTACCCGGGGTAACTCCGGATATGCGGTTGCTAAGTGCTGACAGGGTTCATCACATTGCTATTGCGAATCCGGCAACAGCACCTTATGGGGCAGCGGCCATGGTTATTCTTAAGAAATACCAGCTGATTCACTCAGTGGAGGGGAAACTGGTAACGGGAGAGAGTATTACGCAGGCGAGCCAGTTTATTGCTTCGGGAAATGCGGAAGTTGGGTTTACGGCGAAGTCTATTGTGATATCTGATGCGATGAAGGGGAAAGGTAAATGGATGGAGGTGAAGCGGCAGGATTATCCTCCTTTTAAACAAGCGGCGGTTTTATTGAAGGACAATGCGGCTGCGAGGCAGTTTTATGACTTCCTGTATTCGGCCCAGGCAAAGAAAATATTTGAGCAATTCGGATATATTGTACAATGA
- the modB gene encoding molybdate ABC transporter permease subunit, whose translation MIEAAPIILTLQLALFTTVILFFIAIPIAWWLTQKPSIFKTVMEVVVSMPLVLPPSVIGFYLLMAFRPEAFLAKYMHVRLAFSFEGLLIGSLLYSLPFMVHPIQSGLASLPESLGEAAYSLGKSKWETLRRVLLPNIRSSLLTGVILTFAHTVGEFGIVLMVGGNIPGRTRTAAIAIYDLNDTFHYREANVYAVVLIGISFVVLLGMYLVNRRMRRSDYF comes from the coding sequence ATGATAGAGGCAGCACCTATAATTTTGACGTTACAGCTGGCACTGTTTACGACGGTTATTTTATTCTTTATTGCTATTCCCATAGCGTGGTGGTTGACGCAAAAGCCTTCGATCTTTAAAACGGTGATGGAAGTGGTGGTGAGTATGCCGTTGGTATTGCCGCCTTCTGTGATTGGGTTTTATTTGTTGATGGCTTTCAGGCCGGAGGCGTTTTTGGCGAAGTATATGCATGTAAGGCTGGCGTTTTCATTTGAGGGATTGTTGATAGGGTCTTTATTGTATAGTTTGCCTTTTATGGTGCATCCGATACAGTCGGGGTTGGCTTCATTGCCGGAGAGTTTGGGGGAGGCGGCTTATTCGTTGGGGAAGTCGAAATGGGAGACATTGAGGAGGGTGTTGTTGCCGAATATCAGGTCGTCTTTGTTGACGGGGGTTATTTTGACGTTTGCGCATACGGTGGGGGAGTTTGGGATTGTGTTGATGGTAGGGGGGAATATTCCGGGGAGGACCAGGACGGCGGCGATTGCGATTTATGATTTAAATGATACGTTTCATTACAGGGAGGCGAATGTTTATGCGGTGGTGTTGATAGGGATTTCGTTTGTGGTGTTGTTGGGGATGTATCTGGTGAATAGGAGAATGAGGAGGAGTGATTATTTTTAG
- a CDS encoding ABC transporter ATP-binding protein, protein MVKLSLQKHLHTADGKLLLHLDMALKKGEFVSLYGASGVGKTSILRMLAGFMHPDSGSVSVEGAMWFDSSRKINVRPQRRNAGMVFQDYALFPNMTVRENIAFALKKNEPTGIVDELLDVTGLTKLASRKPQGLSGGQKQRVALARAIAQRPALLLLDEPLSAIDRELRLSLQETLQDVHRRYHLTTIMVSHDVEEIVKLSDKVIHIVNGGGVEYASPAAFFDLRKGNMADVLKGNVLDVLKGNPAESLKKDLSDEQEENMSDVYRGNVVDVRKEGNQTYVTVLVENGVLNVGDKVKFERE, encoded by the coding sequence ATGGTAAAATTATCGTTGCAAAAGCATTTACATACTGCTGATGGAAAGTTGCTTCTTCATCTGGATATGGCATTAAAAAAAGGGGAGTTTGTAAGTTTATATGGCGCTTCAGGCGTTGGTAAGACGAGTATATTGCGAATGCTGGCGGGGTTTATGCACCCGGATAGTGGGAGTGTTAGTGTGGAGGGAGCCATGTGGTTTGATAGTAGTCGTAAAATAAATGTGCGTCCGCAGCGAAGGAATGCCGGCATGGTGTTTCAGGATTATGCGTTGTTTCCGAATATGACTGTGCGGGAAAATATTGCTTTTGCTTTGAAAAAAAACGAGCCTACGGGTATTGTAGATGAATTGCTGGATGTAACAGGGTTGACCAAGCTGGCATCGAGAAAGCCACAGGGGCTTTCAGGCGGACAAAAGCAACGGGTAGCACTGGCGAGAGCGATTGCACAAAGGCCAGCGCTGTTATTATTGGATGAGCCTTTGTCGGCGATTGACAGGGAGCTGCGGCTGTCATTGCAGGAGACTTTGCAGGATGTGCATAGAAGATATCATTTGACGACTATTATGGTGAGTCATGATGTGGAAGAGATTGTGAAGTTATCTGATAAGGTGATACATATTGTAAATGGGGGTGGTGTGGAGTATGCTTCACCGGCTGCGTTTTTTGATTTGCGGAAGGGGAATATGGCGGATGTGCTAAAGGGGAATGTGCTGGACGTGCTGAAGGGGAATCCGGCGGAATCGCTGAAGAAAGATCTGTCTGATGAGCAAGAGGAGAATATGTCTGATGTGTACCGAGGGAATGTGGTGGACGTGCGAAAGGAAGGCAATCAAACATATGTAACAGTGTTGGTTGAAAATGGTGTTTTGAATGTCGGGGATAAGGTGAAGTTTGAACGGGAATAA
- a CDS encoding nucleotidyltransferase domain-containing protein has product MEKQTTFQQFADRVVDLLSADDVVVGLAAGGSWIGGQLDEYSDIDFVLVTREAIGGNKEMMMGYAERFGHLLNAFTGEHLGEPRLLICLYDAPLLHVDIKFVTLEEFGQRVEDPVLLLDKGGRLQEVLEQTTAHFPHPAYQWIEDRFWIWIHYTLLKVGRGEYFEALESLGYMRNVVLGPLMHIKNGNEPRRLRRVETLCRAEEIAGLQATLAGYDREEIYAALRQVVKLYRQLREEIYGAEVELRRASEERVIAYFDSID; this is encoded by the coding sequence ATGGAAAAACAAACAACGTTTCAACAATTTGCTGACCGGGTAGTAGATCTGCTATCTGCCGATGATGTTGTGGTAGGGTTGGCAGCTGGGGGGTCATGGATAGGTGGTCAGCTGGATGAATATTCTGATATTGATTTTGTATTGGTGACGAGGGAGGCAATTGGAGGCAATAAGGAAATGATGATGGGGTATGCGGAGCGGTTTGGGCATTTGCTCAATGCGTTTACAGGGGAGCATTTGGGTGAGCCAAGGTTGTTAATTTGTTTGTATGATGCGCCTTTGTTGCATGTGGATATAAAGTTTGTTACGCTGGAAGAGTTTGGGCAAAGGGTGGAGGATCCGGTGCTTTTATTGGATAAAGGAGGGCGGTTACAGGAGGTACTGGAACAGACGACTGCGCATTTTCCACATCCTGCGTATCAGTGGATAGAAGACAGGTTTTGGATATGGATACATTATACGTTACTGAAAGTGGGGCGGGGAGAGTATTTTGAGGCGTTGGAGTCGTTGGGGTATATGCGTAATGTGGTGTTGGGGCCATTAATGCATATAAAAAACGGGAATGAGCCGAGGCGGTTGAGGAGGGTAGAAACGTTGTGCCGGGCGGAGGAAATAGCGGGATTGCAGGCGACACTGGCGGGGTATGACAGGGAAGAGATATATGCGGCATTGAGGCAGGTGGTGAAGTTGTATAGGCAGTTGAGGGAGGAGATATATGGTGCGGAGGTGGAGTTGCGAAGGGCGAGTGAGGAGCGGGTGATTGCGTATTTTGATTCGATAGATTGA